One genomic segment of Tripterygium wilfordii isolate XIE 37 chromosome 9, ASM1340144v1, whole genome shotgun sequence includes these proteins:
- the LOC120004885 gene encoding protein OS-9 homolog isoform X2: MRLLWLILVSYTLCRLVRADQIFSAHVGGTFGRSSHEPKYKIEFHPEDSPFHPDDDQEYMIMPNKDGQKYICFLPRDEKVKSIKPISQLNTSSMIVETEKRIKLKTPDELLEILKDRCFIRQEGWWSYEFCYQKKLRQLHIEDDKAVQEFVLGVFDEEATAAFNQNLSDISTLKDPRSKDASQRYHAHQYTNGTICDLTNQPRETEVRFVCSEPRAMISSITELSTCKYALTVQSPMLCKHPLFQEERPVSHTIDCNVLPKDYKDRKVEKGESEDNGIVMVTEVEHPSNADSEE; the protein is encoded by the exons ATGAGATTGTTGTGGCTGATTTTGGTTTCGTACACGCTGTGTAGACTCGTGAGAGCGGATCAGATCTTCTCAGCTCATGTAG GTGGTACATTTGGACGCAGCTCGCATGAACCAAAATATAAGATTGAATTCCATCCAGAAGATTCACCATTTCATCCG GATGATGACCAGGAATATATGATTATGCCCAATAAAGATGGACAAAAGTATATATGTTTCTTGCCTAGGGATGAGAAAGTCAAGAGCATAAAGCCCATTAGTCAGCTGAACACAAGCAGCATGATTGTGGAAACTGAGAAGCGGATTAAATTGAAAACACCAGATGAGCTACTTGAAATACTGAAGGATCGCTGCTTTATTAGA CAAGAAGGTTGGTGGTCGTATGAATTTTGCTATCAGAAGAAACTTCGGCAACTTCACATTGAAGATGATAAA GCAGTTCAGGAGTTTGTCTTGGGTGTTTTTGATGAAGAAGCCACGGCTGCTTTCAACCAGAATCTCTCCGACATTTCCACACTGAAAGATCCTCGCTCGAAAGATGCATCACAGAG GTATCATGCTCATCAGTACACAAATGGCACCATCTGTGATCTTACAAATCAGCCCAGAGAAACTGAG gTGAGGTTTGTTTGCTCAGAGCCCAGAGCAATGATCAGTTCTATCACCGAGCTATCAACTTGCAAGTATGCTCTTACTGTTCAAAGTCCAATGCTTTGCAAACACCC ATTGTTCCAAGAAGAGAGGCCAGTGTCGCACACCATTGACTGTAATGTCCTTCCCAAGGATTACAAGGATAGGAAGGTGGAGAAGGGAGAATCTGAAGATAATGGGATCGTCATGGTCACGGAAGTTGAACACCCATCAAATGCTGATTCAGAGGAATAA
- the LOC120005199 gene encoding phosphopantothenoylcysteine decarboxylase subunit VHS3-like yields MEVGGYCSVERAMWVCSAMEAMALETVGKSLAFVLMMAGSLLDDVRLTATDERFPVDELRKVKRPDPENKDSSDTDDDEDDEDDDNVDDQDEDDAGDEDFDGEEGGAEGDPEDDPEANDGGGSSDDDDEDDDDDDGDEDDAEEDGEEDEDEDEDEEVPQPPAKKRK; encoded by the exons ATGGAGGTCGGTGGTTActgctctgtggagagggcGATGTGGGTGTGCTCTGCTATGGAAGCTATGGCTTTGGAGACTGTTGGGAAGTCTCTTGCTTTCGTTCTCATGATG GCAGGATCGCTGTTGGATGATGTTAGATTAACTGCAACAGATGAAAG GTTTCCTGTTGACGAGCTTCGCAAAGTGAAACGTCCTGATCCTGAAAATAAAGATTCTAGTGATACAGACGATgacgaagatgatgaagatgatgacaaTGTCGATGATCAGGATGAGGATGATGCTGGAGATGAAGATTTCGATGGTGAGGAAGGGGGTGCGGAAGGTGATCCTGAGGATGACCCGGAGGCAAATGACGGTGGAGGATCAAGtgatgacgatgatgaggacgatgatgacgatgatgggGATGAGGATGATGCTGAAGAGGATGGTGAGGAAGACgaggatgaggatgaagatgaagaagttCCGCAACCACCTGCAAAGAAGAGGAAGTGA
- the LOC120005232 gene encoding protein PHOX1-like, with the protein MGKQSGKKKKQEGGQSSHNNAKQTTVGDNSPKDMAVFISMSHELKEEGNKLFQKRDLEGAMLKYEKAIKLLPKNHIDVSYLRSNLATCYMQMGLSEYPRAIHECNLALEVTPKYSKALLKRARCYEALNRLDLALRDVTTVVNMEPNNVMALEIGERVKKTLENKGLRVNDAVIELPPEYVEPPSASPMPKATKEKTMKKKKSKKIEEKQASEIIEERQVDEKIEEKQVDEKIEENNAEDKVVVEERISITKDEEPKKTVKLVFGEDIRWAQLPLNCSLLQVREVIRDRFPSSRAVLIKYRDQEGDLVTITTDEELRWAEAMGESQGSVRLYIVEVNPMQDMFFERFMPEVHNLDIKQSNGAENGNVGKGEGTKNGSCYIDDWIIEFAQLFKMNVGLDSDAYPNLHELGMKVYSEAVEDTVTSEEAQSLFDTAADKFQEMAALALFNWGNVHMSRARKRVSFTKDASRESKIEQIKTGYGWAQNEYTKAGQRYEEALRIKPDLYEGFLALGQQQFERGKLSWYYAITNNTNLETWASLEVLQLYNSAEENMERGMQMWEDLEGLRLSELSELKNVKLKSQSKTMGLDDLFKDISAEEATEQASNMRSQINLLWGTIRYERSLMEFMLGIPVWQECLEVAVEKFELAGASAKDIAIMIKNHCSNNNALEGLGLKIDEMIQAWNEMDEAKKFQNRVWSLRLGPLLQRRVSKIYHALEHV; encoded by the exons ATGGGGAAGCAaagtgggaagaaaaagaaacaggaAGGAGGACAATCAAGTCATAATAATGCGAAGCAAACCACAGTTGGAGATAATAGCCCTAAGGACATGGCAGTTTTCATTTCCATGTCGCATGAATTGAAGGAGGAGGGAAACAAGCTGTTCCAAAAGAGGGACCTTGAAGGAGCCATGTTGAAATATGAGaaagccatcaaattgctccCAAAAAATCACATTGATGTGTCCTATCTCAGGAGTAACTTGGCTACTTGCTATATGCAGATGGGTCTGAGTGAGTACCCCAGGGCAATTCATGAGTGCAATTTGGCACTAGAAGTTACACCCAAGTACAGTAAAGCACTGTTAAAGAGGGCAAGGTGTTATGAGGCTTTGAATAGACTAGATTTGGCTTTGAGAGATGTTACTACAGTTGTGAACATGGAACCAAACAATGTCATGGCATTGGAAATTGGAGAGAGGGTTAAAAAGACACTTGAGAATAAAGGGTTGAGAGTGAATGATGCGGTAATTGAATTGCCTCCAGAATACGTTGAACCTCCATCTGCTTCACCTATGCCAAAAGCTACAAAAGAGAAGacgatgaagaaaaagaaaagcaaaaaaattgaggagaagcaAGCCTCAGAGATAATTGAAGAGAGGCAGGTTGATGAGAAAATTGAGGAGAAGCAGGTTGATGAGAAAATTGAGGAGAATAATGCTGAGGATAAGGTGGTTGTGGAGGAGAGAATCAGCATTACAAAAGATGAAGAGCCAAAGAAGACTGTAAAGTTGGTGTTTGGGGAGGATATAAGGTGGGCTCAGTTGCCGCTTAATTGTAGCCTCCTACAAGTAAGGGAAGTTATACGTGATCGGTTTCCAAGTTCAAGGGCAGTTCTTATTAAGTACAGGGACCAGGAAGGTGATTTGGTCACAATTACCACAGATGAAGAACTAAGATGGGCTGAAGCAATGGGAGAATCACAGGGTTCAGTCAGGCTCTACATAGTGGAGGTTAATCCCATGCAGGATATGTTCTTTGAGAGATTTATGCCTGAGGTGCACAACCTTGATATCAAACAAAGTAATGGAGCTGAGAATGGGAATGTCGGTAAAGGCGAAGGAACAAAAAATGGGTCATGTTACATTGATGACTGGATAATTGAGTTTGCTCAGCTGTTTAAGATGAACGTTGGGCTTGATTCTGATGCATACCCAAATCTTCATGAACTTGGTATGAAGGTATACTCTGAGGCTGTGGAGGATACAGTCACAAGTGAAGAAGCCCAAAGCCTTTTTGATACAGCAGCAGATAAGTTCCAGGAGATGGCAGCTTTAGCACTATTCAACTGGGGAAATGTTCATATGTCAAGGGCAAGAAAGAGGGTGTCCTTCACCAAAGATGCTTCAAGGGAGTCTAAAATTGAACAAATCAAGACTGGATATGGTTGGGCCCAAAATGAATATACAAAAGCAGGACAGAGATACGAAGAAGCTTTGAGAATAAAACCAGATCTTTATGAAGGTTTTTTGGCTCTTGGGCAGCAGCAGTTTGAGCGGGGAAAACTTTCTTGGTACTATGCTATTACCAACAATACAAATTTGGAAACCTGGGCTTCCTTAGAGGTCTTACAGCTATATAACAGTGCTGAGGAAAACATGGAAAGGGGAATGCAGATGTGGGAAGACCTGGAAGGGCTACGTCTGAGTGAACTTTCAGAACTCAAGAATGTGAAACTTAAAAGCCAGTCCAAGACAATGGGGCTGGATGATCTATTTAAGGACATATCGGCAGAAGAAGCTACAGAGCAAGCCTCAAACATGAGGTCCCAGATTAACCTCTTATGGGGCACCATACGCTATGAGCGATCTCTTATGGAATTCATGTTAGGGATTCCAGTCTGGCAAGAATGTTTGGAAGTTGCAGTTGAGAAGTTTGAGCTTGCTGGAGCTTCTGCAAAAGACATAGCCATAATGATAAAGAACCACTGTTCAAACAATAATGCTTTGGAAG GTTTAGGACTTAAAATTGATGAGATGATACAGGCATGGAATGAGATGGATGAAGCTAAGAAGTTTCAAAATCGTGTGTGGTCATTGCGATTGGGACCATTACTGCAACGGCGAGTTTCAAAAATCTATCACGCCTTGGAGCATGTATGA
- the LOC120004885 gene encoding protein OS-9 homolog isoform X1: protein MRLLWLILVSYTLCRLVRADQIFSAHVAGGTFGRSSHEPKYKIEFHPEDSPFHPDDDQEYMIMPNKDGQKYICFLPRDEKVKSIKPISQLNTSSMIVETEKRIKLKTPDELLEILKDRCFIRQEGWWSYEFCYQKKLRQLHIEDDKAVQEFVLGVFDEEATAAFNQNLSDISTLKDPRSKDASQRYHAHQYTNGTICDLTNQPRETEVRFVCSEPRAMISSITELSTCKYALTVQSPMLCKHPLFQEERPVSHTIDCNVLPKDYKDRKVEKGESEDNGIVMVTEVEHPSNADSEE from the exons ATGAGATTGTTGTGGCTGATTTTGGTTTCGTACACGCTGTGTAGACTCGTGAGAGCGGATCAGATCTTCTCAGCTCATGTAG CAGGTGGTACATTTGGACGCAGCTCGCATGAACCAAAATATAAGATTGAATTCCATCCAGAAGATTCACCATTTCATCCG GATGATGACCAGGAATATATGATTATGCCCAATAAAGATGGACAAAAGTATATATGTTTCTTGCCTAGGGATGAGAAAGTCAAGAGCATAAAGCCCATTAGTCAGCTGAACACAAGCAGCATGATTGTGGAAACTGAGAAGCGGATTAAATTGAAAACACCAGATGAGCTACTTGAAATACTGAAGGATCGCTGCTTTATTAGA CAAGAAGGTTGGTGGTCGTATGAATTTTGCTATCAGAAGAAACTTCGGCAACTTCACATTGAAGATGATAAA GCAGTTCAGGAGTTTGTCTTGGGTGTTTTTGATGAAGAAGCCACGGCTGCTTTCAACCAGAATCTCTCCGACATTTCCACACTGAAAGATCCTCGCTCGAAAGATGCATCACAGAG GTATCATGCTCATCAGTACACAAATGGCACCATCTGTGATCTTACAAATCAGCCCAGAGAAACTGAG gTGAGGTTTGTTTGCTCAGAGCCCAGAGCAATGATCAGTTCTATCACCGAGCTATCAACTTGCAAGTATGCTCTTACTGTTCAAAGTCCAATGCTTTGCAAACACCC ATTGTTCCAAGAAGAGAGGCCAGTGTCGCACACCATTGACTGTAATGTCCTTCCCAAGGATTACAAGGATAGGAAGGTGGAGAAGGGAGAATCTGAAGATAATGGGATCGTCATGGTCACGGAAGTTGAACACCCATCAAATGCTGATTCAGAGGAATAA